From a region of the Corallococcus coralloides DSM 2259 genome:
- a CDS encoding alpha/beta hydrolase family protein, with product MRGLTVALALTLALSASPATADTVPSLPEPTGRQPVGTTSLYLKDTSRPDPWVPSVNSRELMVSLFYPAIWAHGPKAQYMTPAESAALLADSGIPDVPPDLLSTTRTHSVRNAWPAGRPRSLPLVVLSPGYRKPRATLSSLAEDLASHGYVVAVVDHTHESVGTSFPDGRVTGCASCDIPHDLAFWQKLEQGRAADVSFVLDALTWPHAKWLGASLIDPSRIGMAGHSVGGASTLPSMVNDTRLRAGMDLDGDTDIPLLAPGLSRPFMFLSHQLTPIPCQPGVNTTWERDWQQMTGWKRWLEVAGTVHASFTDIGLFAEQLGLDIGASTTAERTQAITRAYVNAFFDQHLRGWPQPLLATPSPWYPELVFCR from the coding sequence ATGCGTGGCCTCACCGTCGCACTCGCACTGACCCTGGCCCTGTCCGCATCGCCCGCCACAGCGGACACGGTGCCCTCCCTCCCCGAACCCACCGGCCGCCAGCCGGTCGGCACCACCTCCCTGTATCTGAAGGACACCTCGCGCCCCGACCCATGGGTGCCGTCTGTGAACTCCCGGGAGTTGATGGTCTCCCTCTTCTACCCGGCGATCTGGGCGCACGGTCCGAAGGCTCAGTACATGACCCCGGCCGAGTCGGCGGCACTCCTTGCGGATAGCGGCATCCCCGACGTGCCACCCGACCTGCTGAGCACGACGCGGACCCACTCCGTCCGCAACGCGTGGCCAGCGGGTCGCCCGCGCAGCCTGCCACTGGTCGTGCTTTCGCCGGGCTACAGAAAGCCCCGTGCCACGCTCAGCTCACTGGCCGAAGACCTGGCGAGCCACGGCTACGTCGTGGCGGTGGTCGACCACACCCATGAGAGCGTCGGCACCAGTTTCCCCGACGGGCGCGTCACCGGGTGTGCCTCGTGTGACATCCCGCACGACCTGGCGTTCTGGCAGAAGCTGGAGCAGGGCCGGGCCGCCGACGTGTCGTTCGTGCTGGACGCGCTGACCTGGCCTCACGCGAAGTGGCTCGGCGCATCCCTGATCGACCCGTCCCGCATCGGGATGGCCGGCCACTCCGTGGGTGGCGCGAGCACCCTTCCCTCCATGGTCAACGACACCCGCCTCCGGGCCGGAATGGACCTCGACGGCGACACGGACATCCCGCTCCTCGCCCCCGGGCTGTCCCGGCCGTTCATGTTCCTGAGCCACCAGCTCACGCCCATTCCGTGCCAGCCTGGCGTGAACACGACCTGGGAACGGGACTGGCAGCAGATGACCGGGTGGAAGCGCTGGCTCGAGGTGGCGGGCACGGTGCACGCGTCGTTCACCGACATCGGGCTGTTCGCGGAACAGCTCGGCCTCGACATCGGCGCGAGCACCACCGCGGAGCGCACCCAGGCCATCACCCGGGCCTACGTCAACGCGTTCTTCGACCAGCACCTGCGCGGCTGGCCGCAGCCACTGCTGGCCACACCCTCGCCGTGGTACCCCGAGCTCGTCTTCTGCCGCTGA
- a CDS encoding 5-methylcytosine-specific restriction related enzyme — translation MKKQPRVFWVNQGHSYEHERDAGYISAHKRDVRGYELAHRTRVGTVAPGDIIVSYKVRVLALGRVTSQPFTVTDKSGEILRASVEYFELPEPIAIDALSEKLRQLQPAAGPLDHRGTPKMGYLWEFSAQGLATLRSANKGTWPAWAEAVCRESAPRLFKIAPGENARFWEECFAGGYICVGWDEVGDLRQYESFEDFRTAFAEKTEERGKAANHISRKANELWAMRTLKLGDLIAANKGTSEILAVGEVVEPGYEWNQERAAYRHTVRVKWDKTKARTIPKQGWWAWTTVTEATPTIRALVLGEAPSPTPVLHPLERIEKALSDRGLFFTRELVSHYLLALQTKRFVILTGISGTGKTQLALAMADAFRPTIQVARPAQTPASAVCIRVKPYMLKYRRTIIPTQLVAQLEFRSAPAEKLQIEVHYPRGVTSLSVWEDPKRKNLFQLLFRGEFATWFESSLKADDEFMLSVTSDDDGFPTRLRVSLVRPEIHARPLNNLEVIAVRPDWNDNRGLLGYFNPLTQHYVRTPFLNLLLAASAEHEQATAEGRSPHPFFAVLDEMNLARVEHYFSDFLSCIEAGEPLHLHDHPELAEGQEEPDEEDVERPLLPVPQRLRIPPNFFFTGTVNIDETTYMFSPKVLDRAFVLEFNDVNLEHYGQSSELELAASPMSLSGLMEELEMESSPGPEDWSWLAEPESGRLRRFLVDLHRLLANEHRPFGYRVANEIARYLRLVSMQTEGSSEALWTALDLALLGKVLPKLAGTQADLEHTLLTLFDFLTRDLEGKGEPANPTAWRLEAGTLIPPVAHPVVPRMPRSGAKVLRMLHRLQHHGFTSFIQ, via the coding sequence GTGAAGAAGCAGCCCCGCGTCTTCTGGGTCAACCAGGGCCACAGCTACGAGCATGAGCGGGACGCAGGCTACATCTCCGCGCATAAGCGGGACGTCCGAGGCTATGAACTCGCGCACCGCACCCGCGTGGGCACGGTCGCGCCCGGCGACATCATCGTGAGCTACAAGGTGCGGGTGCTCGCGCTGGGCCGGGTGACGTCCCAGCCCTTCACCGTAACCGACAAGAGCGGTGAAATCCTGAGGGCCTCGGTCGAGTACTTCGAACTTCCCGAGCCCATCGCCATCGACGCGCTCTCGGAGAAGCTGCGCCAGCTACAGCCCGCTGCGGGGCCGCTGGACCATCGCGGCACCCCCAAGATGGGTTACCTCTGGGAGTTCAGCGCCCAGGGCCTGGCGACCCTGCGAAGCGCGAACAAGGGGACCTGGCCCGCCTGGGCGGAAGCCGTCTGCCGGGAATCCGCACCCCGGCTGTTCAAGATTGCCCCGGGTGAGAACGCCCGGTTCTGGGAGGAGTGTTTCGCCGGCGGCTACATCTGCGTCGGCTGGGACGAGGTGGGCGACCTCCGGCAGTATGAGTCTTTCGAGGACTTCCGTACGGCCTTCGCGGAGAAGACCGAGGAGCGGGGCAAGGCGGCCAATCACATCTCCCGCAAGGCCAACGAGCTCTGGGCCATGCGAACGCTCAAACTCGGTGACCTCATCGCCGCCAACAAGGGCACCTCCGAGATCCTGGCTGTGGGCGAAGTCGTCGAGCCTGGATACGAATGGAATCAGGAGCGCGCTGCGTATCGCCACACCGTCCGCGTGAAGTGGGACAAGACGAAAGCTCGGACCATTCCGAAGCAGGGGTGGTGGGCATGGACCACCGTGACGGAAGCCACGCCCACGATCCGCGCGCTGGTCCTCGGAGAAGCCCCCTCCCCCACCCCGGTGCTCCATCCCCTGGAACGCATCGAGAAGGCCCTGAGCGACCGGGGGCTCTTCTTCACCCGGGAGCTGGTGAGCCATTACCTGCTGGCACTCCAGACGAAACGCTTCGTCATTCTCACGGGCATCTCCGGAACGGGAAAGACCCAGCTGGCCCTTGCCATGGCCGACGCCTTCCGGCCCACCATCCAGGTCGCCCGGCCTGCCCAGACGCCAGCTTCCGCGGTCTGCATCCGGGTCAAGCCGTACATGCTCAAGTACCGGCGGACCATCATTCCCACACAACTCGTGGCCCAACTGGAGTTCCGAAGCGCTCCCGCCGAGAAACTTCAAATTGAAGTCCACTACCCACGCGGCGTCACCAGCCTTTCTGTCTGGGAGGACCCCAAGCGGAAGAACCTGTTCCAGCTGTTGTTTCGGGGAGAGTTCGCAACCTGGTTCGAATCCAGCCTGAAGGCCGATGACGAGTTCATGCTCTCCGTCACCTCGGACGACGATGGCTTCCCGACACGCCTGCGCGTCTCCCTGGTCAGGCCGGAGATCCATGCGCGGCCTCTGAACAATCTGGAGGTCATCGCGGTTCGCCCGGACTGGAACGACAACAGGGGACTGCTCGGGTACTTCAATCCCCTGACCCAGCATTACGTACGAACCCCGTTCCTCAACCTGTTGCTCGCCGCGTCCGCCGAGCACGAGCAGGCCACCGCGGAAGGACGGAGCCCGCATCCATTCTTCGCGGTGCTCGATGAGATGAACCTCGCACGGGTGGAGCACTACTTCTCCGACTTCCTGTCCTGCATTGAGGCCGGAGAACCCCTCCACCTGCATGATCATCCTGAGCTCGCGGAGGGACAGGAGGAGCCGGATGAGGAAGACGTGGAGCGCCCCCTGCTTCCCGTTCCCCAGCGGCTTCGCATCCCGCCCAACTTCTTCTTCACCGGGACCGTCAACATCGACGAGACGACATACATGTTCAGCCCGAAGGTGCTGGACCGTGCGTTCGTACTCGAATTCAACGACGTGAACCTGGAGCATTATGGGCAGTCCTCCGAACTGGAACTCGCTGCATCTCCCATGTCCTTGAGTGGCCTCATGGAAGAACTCGAGATGGAGTCCAGCCCGGGCCCCGAGGATTGGAGCTGGCTGGCCGAACCCGAGTCCGGAAGACTCCGCCGGTTCCTGGTGGACCTCCATCGGCTGCTCGCCAACGAACACCGTCCGTTCGGCTACCGGGTCGCCAATGAGATTGCCCGCTACCTCAGGCTCGTCTCCATGCAGACCGAAGGGTCCTCCGAAGCACTCTGGACCGCGCTGGACCTGGCCCTGCTAGGCAAGGTGCTTCCGAAGCTCGCCGGCACCCAGGCGGACCTGGAGCACACCCTGCTCACCCTTTTCGATTTCCTGACGCGAGACCTGGAGGGAAAGGGTGAACCGGCCAACCCCACCGCATGGCGGTTGGAAGCAGGAACCCTGATTCCGCCCGTGGCCCATCCCGTGGTGCCCCGAATGCCCAGGAGCGGGGCCAAGGTCCTCCGCATGTTGCACCGACTGCAACACCATGGCTTCACCTCGTTCATCCAGTAG
- a CDS encoding BlaI/MecI/CopY family transcriptional regulator — MTTEAIPTEAELAILAVLWKRGPSTVRDVHEALGREDGKSAGYTTTLKQLQVMTAKELVTRDESSRSHVYAANVAEARTKRQLVKDLLERVFGGSSAALALQALSLKPASKDELEELRKLLDGDKPRKEDKR, encoded by the coding sequence ATGACGACGGAAGCCATTCCCACGGAAGCGGAGCTGGCCATCCTGGCGGTGCTCTGGAAGCGAGGTCCCAGCACGGTGCGCGACGTGCACGAGGCGCTCGGGCGCGAGGACGGCAAGAGCGCGGGCTACACCACCACGCTCAAGCAGCTCCAGGTGATGACGGCCAAGGAGCTGGTGACCCGTGACGAGAGCTCGCGCAGCCACGTCTACGCCGCGAACGTCGCGGAGGCTCGCACCAAGCGCCAGCTGGTGAAGGACCTGCTGGAGCGCGTTTTCGGGGGCTCGTCCGCGGCGCTCGCGCTGCAGGCACTGTCACTCAAGCCCGCGTCCAAGGACGAACTCGAGGAGCTGCGCAAGCTGCTGGATGGAGACAAGCCGCGGAAGGAAGACAAGCGATGA
- a CDS encoding M56 family metallopeptidase — protein MSMDALVEAVGRGTTSWLMHGVWQTTAVALVAAGVLALMRHRSARSRYAVGCLALTLLVAGPSASVLLASWTPAVAGPGGIPAMAEAPGRHVQAEASAMTVFAPPLESSSSEYTAFTIRLSSALVMLWLAGAVAGLVWRMVASRRAARQWLDAATPAPVELHLMACRVAERLGLRRPVEVLESSRVPSPLVLGAVRPVLVLPRGASERLTPAQLEAVLAHELAHVQRRDPVANLAQHLVEALFFFHPAARWLSQRVRLEREHCCDDAAVHLCGDARMYSSALLGLEELRQQGFALGAGTHPLAARVQRLLGHGPVGEGASGMRRAVSVGGALAVLAVSGVAWDWEAPEDEGFGTAACTQAVYPKDFSAIATWRNDGRAIRSRIFVSRCGRIRLESADGAKVPVLLYDATTLERVALDDTARTHAAAPRMDELGLPLHLPGGCTENKARCESQGQKTVAGRSTRRWHRRHTPNDTVTQWFDDELGYPVREESDLFGTLTLTDIQVGAQRADRFFIPSGYQAGPH, from the coding sequence ATGAGCATGGATGCGCTGGTGGAAGCAGTGGGTCGCGGCACGACTTCGTGGCTCATGCACGGGGTATGGCAGACCACCGCCGTGGCGCTTGTCGCGGCGGGTGTGCTGGCATTGATGCGCCACCGCTCGGCCCGGAGCCGGTATGCCGTGGGATGTCTGGCATTGACCCTGCTCGTGGCCGGTCCATCCGCCAGCGTGCTGCTGGCATCGTGGACGCCCGCCGTGGCGGGGCCGGGGGGCATCCCGGCCATGGCGGAGGCACCGGGCCGTCACGTCCAGGCGGAGGCATCCGCGATGACTGTCTTCGCGCCGCCCCTGGAGTCCTCCTCATCCGAGTACACGGCCTTTACGATACGGCTGTCGTCCGCCCTGGTGATGCTCTGGCTCGCGGGGGCCGTCGCCGGACTGGTCTGGCGGATGGTGGCCTCACGGCGCGCCGCGCGGCAGTGGCTGGATGCGGCGACGCCCGCGCCCGTGGAGCTTCATCTGATGGCCTGCCGGGTCGCGGAGCGGCTGGGCCTTCGCCGTCCGGTGGAGGTCCTGGAGTCCTCCCGCGTCCCTTCGCCGCTGGTGCTGGGCGCGGTGCGGCCGGTGCTTGTTCTGCCGCGTGGCGCGAGCGAGCGGCTCACCCCGGCGCAACTGGAGGCGGTGCTGGCGCATGAGCTCGCGCACGTCCAGCGGCGCGATCCGGTCGCGAATCTTGCGCAGCACCTGGTGGAGGCGCTGTTCTTCTTCCACCCCGCCGCGCGCTGGCTGTCCCAGCGGGTCCGGCTGGAGCGCGAGCACTGCTGCGACGACGCGGCGGTCCACCTCTGCGGCGATGCGCGCATGTACTCCAGCGCGCTGCTGGGATTGGAAGAATTGCGGCAGCAGGGGTTCGCGTTGGGCGCGGGCACGCATCCGCTCGCGGCGCGGGTGCAGCGGCTGCTGGGCCACGGACCGGTGGGGGAGGGCGCGAGCGGAATGCGGCGGGCCGTGAGCGTGGGGGGGGCGCTCGCGGTGCTGGCTGTGTCAGGTGTGGCCTGGGACTGGGAAGCCCCGGAGGACGAAGGCTTTGGCACGGCCGCCTGCACCCAGGCGGTGTACCCGAAGGACTTCAGCGCCATCGCCACCTGGCGCAACGACGGCCGTGCCATCCGCAGCCGCATCTTCGTCTCTCGCTGTGGCCGCATCCGCCTGGAGTCGGCGGACGGAGCGAAGGTACCGGTGCTGCTCTACGACGCCACCACCCTGGAGCGCGTGGCGCTGGACGACACGGCGCGCACCCACGCCGCGGCGCCCCGGATGGACGAGCTGGGGCTGCCGCTGCACCTGCCCGGGGGCTGCACGGAGAACAAGGCCCGCTGTGAGAGCCAGGGGCAGAAGACCGTGGCGGGCCGGTCCACGCGGCGCTGGCATCGGCGCCACACTCCGAACGACACGGTGACCCAGTGGTTCGACGACGAGCTGGGGTACCCCGTCCGCGAGGAGTCCGACCTCTTCGGCACGCTCACCCTGACGGACATCCAGGTGGGTGCGCAGCGGGCGGATCGCTTCTTCATTCCCAGCGGTTACCAAGCGGGTCCCCACTGA
- a CDS encoding OprO/OprP family phosphate-selective porin, whose protein sequence is MSAFSAAHLATLGLLLAAPQARAQATEPEKSPEPPSVQVSEEGYILSSADKAFVLKIRGQLQGDGRFYVADSDRSANNTFLIRRLRPFLDGTLFGFVDFRLMPDFGVNQPLIQDAYIDLRPVEWLRLRAGRFKTPFGLELLQANTDVPFIERSLTFGLVPIRDAGLQLHGDIAGGRLSYAFAVVNGDPDGASLDVNTDDSFDLVARVFAQPFKGDTNSALQGLGLGFAVTRGLQFGTPSTNTSTTALGPQRSTGQEIIFSFLNNGTTGPTAVADGEHVRLSPQGYFYWGPVGLLAEYVLSSQEVSIGDQRARLRNHAWQAYASYVLGGDASFTGPKPHRPFDPKTGKGGALELSVRYHGLDMDDDAFPVFADPTRSVSQAQGFGVATLFAFNRRVRVALNYHHTKYVGGALEGDREAENVVMSRFQVAF, encoded by the coding sequence GTGTCCGCCTTCTCCGCCGCCCACCTCGCCACCCTGGGGCTGTTGCTCGCTGCGCCCCAGGCCCGCGCCCAGGCGACCGAGCCCGAAAAGTCTCCGGAGCCCCCCAGCGTCCAGGTCTCCGAGGAGGGCTACATCCTCTCCTCCGCCGACAAGGCCTTCGTGCTGAAGATCCGCGGCCAGCTCCAGGGGGACGGCCGCTTCTACGTGGCGGACTCGGACCGGAGCGCCAACAACACGTTCCTCATCCGCCGCCTGCGCCCCTTCCTGGACGGGACGCTGTTCGGCTTCGTGGACTTCCGGCTCATGCCGGACTTCGGCGTCAATCAGCCGCTCATCCAGGACGCGTACATCGACCTGCGCCCCGTCGAGTGGCTCCGCCTGCGCGCCGGCCGCTTCAAGACGCCCTTCGGGCTGGAGTTGCTCCAGGCCAACACGGACGTCCCCTTCATTGAACGCTCGCTCACCTTCGGCCTGGTCCCCATCCGCGACGCGGGCCTGCAACTGCACGGCGACATCGCCGGGGGGCGCCTCAGCTATGCGTTCGCGGTGGTCAACGGCGATCCCGACGGCGCCAGCCTCGACGTCAACACGGATGACAGCTTCGACCTGGTGGCCCGCGTCTTCGCCCAGCCCTTCAAGGGCGATACGAACTCCGCGCTCCAGGGCCTGGGCCTGGGCTTCGCCGTCACCCGGGGCCTCCAGTTCGGCACGCCGTCCACCAACACCTCCACGACCGCCCTGGGGCCGCAGCGCAGCACCGGCCAGGAGATCATCTTCAGCTTCCTGAACAACGGGACCACCGGACCGACCGCCGTCGCGGACGGCGAGCACGTGCGCCTGTCGCCCCAGGGCTACTTCTACTGGGGCCCGGTGGGGCTCCTCGCGGAGTACGTCCTGTCGTCACAAGAGGTGAGCATCGGTGACCAGCGCGCGCGCCTGCGCAACCACGCGTGGCAGGCGTACGCGTCGTATGTGCTGGGCGGGGACGCGTCCTTCACGGGCCCCAAGCCCCACCGTCCCTTCGACCCCAAGACGGGCAAGGGCGGCGCGCTGGAGCTCTCCGTGCGCTACCACGGCCTGGACATGGACGACGACGCATTCCCCGTGTTCGCGGACCCCACGCGCTCCGTGAGCCAGGCCCAGGGCTTCGGCGTCGCGACCCTCTTCGCCTTCAACCGGCGCGTGCGCGTCGCGCTGAACTACCACCACACCAAGTACGTGGGCGGAGCACTGGAAGGCGACCGGGAAGCGGAGAACGTCGTGATGTCCCGGTTTCAAGTCGCGTTCTGA
- a CDS encoding DUF2357 domain-containing protein, which translates to MGGFYKATGSDSAILAFGNAVGRFEAPGLGPLSVVSGKWGEEHFDRMLADLMRVAASLPFSIGDRALMPFDHSVVQQGEVLYHAFVYLRHVLSDSAPRDAQLLPALRLVLAEPHRILESEHRSIPSEQARGLDARGLVRIMEQPHHWSAVPWALAERSALASALKQHLPRQIEERATLATHDTAENRFVKAFLDLAASVIQGIRKAVAGLPSRTFVPRILKDCDWMEQALQPIRTHTLWKQVGRLHQLPVLSTVLPKRLGYKAIFGHFSKLRMASTCLPLSAAEITQLLEVKDITLMYELWTYFTLVEQIRRRLGPPIEARSVQSEPLESNARRGLLVRWPNGVEASFNTTYSRSSKNGRRSYSLMLRPDISLWLPDDTEPRLHLFDAKFRLKWKAPKKDDDIERASSFQNEDLHKMHTYRDAIAQVRTAWSLYPGDEFICYRADGVLIELPHELGPDAEGIGAIPMRPGDTEELLSMVLGRLMGTPGL; encoded by the coding sequence TTGGGCGGGTTCTACAAAGCGACGGGGAGCGACAGCGCCATCCTCGCTTTTGGCAACGCCGTGGGCCGCTTCGAAGCGCCCGGACTGGGGCCGCTCTCCGTCGTGTCGGGGAAATGGGGGGAGGAACACTTCGACCGGATGCTCGCGGACCTCATGCGCGTGGCCGCATCTCTGCCCTTCTCCATCGGCGACCGGGCACTGATGCCCTTCGACCACTCCGTCGTCCAGCAGGGTGAAGTGCTGTACCACGCGTTCGTCTACCTCCGGCACGTCCTCTCCGACAGCGCCCCCCGGGACGCCCAGCTTCTCCCAGCCCTGCGGCTGGTGCTCGCGGAGCCCCATCGCATCCTGGAAAGCGAACACCGTTCGATACCTAGCGAGCAGGCGCGGGGTCTGGATGCCCGTGGACTCGTGCGGATCATGGAACAGCCGCATCACTGGTCCGCGGTTCCCTGGGCCCTGGCGGAGCGCTCGGCTCTCGCCTCCGCTTTGAAGCAACACCTGCCCAGGCAGATCGAGGAGCGAGCCACGCTCGCGACTCACGACACCGCCGAGAACCGCTTCGTCAAGGCGTTCCTCGACCTGGCGGCAAGCGTCATCCAGGGCATCCGGAAGGCTGTCGCGGGCCTGCCTTCCCGCACGTTCGTCCCTCGCATCCTGAAGGACTGCGACTGGATGGAGCAGGCCCTGCAACCCATCCGGACCCATACGCTCTGGAAGCAGGTCGGGCGCCTGCACCAGCTTCCCGTCCTGTCGACGGTGCTGCCGAAACGGCTGGGTTACAAGGCCATCTTCGGGCACTTCTCCAAGCTGCGGATGGCGAGCACCTGTCTGCCACTTTCGGCTGCTGAAATCACACAACTCCTGGAGGTGAAGGACATCACGCTGATGTATGAGTTGTGGACGTACTTCACGCTGGTCGAGCAGATACGCAGACGGCTGGGACCTCCCATCGAAGCCCGCTCCGTCCAGTCAGAGCCCCTGGAGTCCAACGCCCGGCGGGGTCTGTTGGTTCGCTGGCCGAACGGCGTGGAAGCGTCTTTCAACACGACGTACTCACGCTCCAGCAAGAACGGCCGCCGCTCCTATTCCCTCATGCTCAGGCCTGACATCAGCCTGTGGCTTCCTGACGACACCGAACCGAGGTTGCACCTGTTCGACGCGAAGTTCAGGCTGAAATGGAAGGCGCCGAAGAAGGACGACGACATCGAGCGGGCCAGTAGCTTCCAGAACGAGGACCTCCACAAGATGCACACCTACCGGGACGCCATCGCGCAGGTCCGTACCGCGTGGAGCCTTTATCCTGGGGACGAGTTCATCTGCTACCGTGCGGATGGGGTTCTCATCGAGCTGCCCCACGAACTGGGGCCCGACGCAGAAGGCATTGGCGCCATCCCAATGCGCCCGGGGGACACAGAGGAACTGCTCTCCATGGTCCTGGGCAGGTTGATGGGCACACCCGGGCTGTGA
- a CDS encoding FAD-dependent monooxygenase, whose translation MKPPRIVIVGGGPAGMVLAYQLVTNGVPVRVLERHPDFEREFRGELLQAPVVEALERAGLFAALLERGQALPDIERVMYVGKRRTVRVPGPREKGAVVSQPGMLALLHEQCLRHPHYRLDFGATVLDAVQEEGRVVALRTRRDGVEERVDGDLFIVCNGRNSHLRKSCGLETEQFETTADALWLRFDLSDAPETLPTSLQVHMFGKGRVVVFQPSTRHRLHVAYSEPGDLNRLRKDLPELRRRLLPTVPEALQPHVARKLDEETEWQVLRILVDRVTRWHAPGVLFLGDAAHTMSPSGGQGLNLAIKDTFVAANHLLDALREDRPLDAAVFQRIQDERQPEVDRVQAGQTRAGQMVLKPLGVLHLMFTLLGAVMALAGKKMQGAAEPAIEPRYFIA comes from the coding sequence ATGAAGCCTCCTCGTATCGTCATCGTGGGCGGTGGCCCCGCCGGCATGGTCCTCGCGTATCAGCTCGTCACGAACGGCGTTCCGGTCCGCGTCCTGGAGCGCCACCCGGACTTCGAGCGTGAGTTCCGTGGGGAGCTCCTGCAAGCGCCGGTCGTCGAAGCGTTGGAGCGGGCAGGGCTCTTCGCCGCGCTGCTGGAGCGGGGACAGGCCCTGCCGGACATCGAGCGGGTCATGTACGTGGGCAAGCGCCGCACGGTCCGTGTGCCGGGTCCCCGGGAGAAGGGGGCCGTGGTGTCGCAGCCCGGGATGCTCGCGCTGCTCCATGAGCAGTGCCTGCGCCATCCCCACTACCGCCTGGACTTCGGCGCCACGGTGCTCGACGCCGTGCAGGAAGAGGGGCGCGTGGTCGCGCTGAGGACCCGCCGCGACGGCGTGGAGGAACGCGTCGACGGAGACCTCTTCATCGTGTGCAACGGGCGCAACAGCCACCTGCGCAAGTCCTGCGGTCTGGAGACCGAGCAGTTCGAGACGACGGCCGACGCGCTCTGGCTGCGCTTCGATCTCTCCGACGCGCCGGAGACCCTGCCCACGTCGCTCCAGGTCCACATGTTCGGCAAGGGGCGGGTGGTCGTCTTCCAGCCCTCCACGCGTCACCGGCTGCACGTCGCCTACAGCGAGCCGGGGGACCTCAACCGGCTGCGCAAGGACCTCCCGGAGCTGCGCCGGAGGCTGCTACCCACGGTGCCAGAGGCGCTCCAGCCCCACGTGGCGCGCAAGCTCGACGAGGAGACAGAGTGGCAGGTGTTGCGAATCCTCGTGGACCGCGTGACGCGCTGGCATGCACCCGGGGTCCTCTTCCTGGGCGACGCGGCGCACACCATGTCACCGTCGGGAGGGCAGGGCTTGAACCTGGCAATCAAAGACACGTTCGTGGCAGCCAACCACCTGCTGGACGCCCTTCGCGAGGACCGGCCGCTGGACGCCGCGGTCTTCCAGCGGATCCAGGACGAGCGCCAGCCCGAGGTGGACCGGGTGCAGGCAGGACAGACGCGAGCAGGGCAGATGGTGCTCAAGCCACTGGGCGTGCTGCACCTGATGTTCACCCTCCTGGGCGCGGTGATGGCCCTCGCGGGAAAGAAGATGCAGGGAGCAGCGGAGCCTGCCATCGAGCCGCGCTACTTCATTGCGTAG